TTGCCAAGGCCAACATCGCCCACGATCACGGTGAGGCACTCATTTCCCTCCTCGATCGCAAAGAGCGTCTCTGCTACGGTATTTTCTACTGAAAGATGAGAATCGACATACATCGATGGGTCTGGCACATTATCGAACGGCGGCTTTTTTAGGCCCCAGTAGTCGGTGTACATGTGTTGTATCCTCCTTCTGTCAGGCAAACAGGCACTGCCTGGCTGATTCTCATCACAGCGTCATTGTTCTTTCGTTACATCTGCAAACTGCCGCTCAAGTAATCCACGACATCTTCAAGGAGAAACCGCCTGAGTTTCCCTATCTTGTAACTTTTGATCTCCCTTTCCTTCACCAGGCGGTAGAGCATGCTCTTGCTTATCTGGAGCATTGTTGAAACGTCATTAAGGTTCAGCATGCGAGTGGTATAAACAGGCTTGAAATGGAAATTGAACGCCGTGCTCCCGTCGGCTGTCTGTTCCATGGACATCTTCACCCCATGATGCTTACCGCTCAAGAGGTCTTTTATGCAGTTCATGGACTGGACCACCTCCGATTGCTGGGGACTGAGCTCGATGGAGAAGATCTGCTCTTCCTCTCCCGCCACTTCCTTGAATATGAGATGATCTCCGTCCTGGATATTGAAGCTCTCGGGCGAACCTATCATGGGAGCGGGGGCCGATACCTCGGGGATTTGCTCTATCTCGGTGACTTCCTGGTCGCAAACCGGATTTGTGGCAGGCGGGGCTGTATGAATCTCAACAACAGGATCCTGTGCCGTCTGCGCTGCCGTCTTTCTCCGTTTGACTATGCAAATCTTTTCCATGACTCCCCTTTAGCTAAGGAAATTTATTATATGTCGTCATTATCGCCATCTCTAAAAAACCCTTTACTTCACTATTAAAACCGATATTTATGCGCATTCTGTATTAATTTACTTGCGAAACCGAACTCACTACATTAAAACTTATTCCAAAAAAGCTGTCAATCAAATTTCCTCGGGCAAACAATCTGGCATTTCCCTCCTGACCAAACCCTTGCGCTTACAACTTGAAGAGCCGCAAAACACGGCAATCGCTCAATGGTATCGAACCCGATGGTTTCCTTGAATTACCAGAGACCGCAACAGTGGCGGGCAAACAGGAGATGCTCGATGAGGCAAAACGAGAACCATAACCGGCAAAACGGATAAAAACATATTCTATCGTCTTCATGATCCCGCCGCCATCCAGGAAGGTCATACAATCACTATGCTTGTGCGTTCGACTCACAATATAAAAGATGTGGCAGCCTCTGTCAACGCATTTCTCTTTACAGCGTAATCGCGGAAGGGGCGCCGCAGGGGAAGTCCCTTGTCACGCATAACTGTTGCAATTTGCCATTGCAGTGAGGTAGGATGTCACCCATCAGGCATATGAAATGTCGACTAATCCCTTCCTTCCGGTAAGACTTTACCTTGCCCGGCGCCTTACACCCGCACGCATATTTATCCTCGGGTTTATTTTTATTATTCTCGTCGGAACGGTATTGCTGTCACTTCCGTCGAGCTCCCAGCAGGGGCGACTCAGTTTCGTCGATGCCCTTTTCACGTCCACATCAGCCGTGTGTGTCACGGGTCTCGCCGTCATAGACATTGGCAGGGACCTGTCCCTGAGCGGCCAGATCATAACCCTTTTCCTCATGCAGGCGGGCGGCCTCGGCATCACGACGTTCTCCGTCCTGTTCCTGGGAATGATGGGCCTCGGCATTTCAGCCAAGAGCAGGGACATCGTCCAATCAACACTCATCCATTCCCCGGGGATCGATTTCTTGCATATTCTCAAATCCGTCATTCTCTACACCGTTATTATCGAAGCGGCGGGAACAGCGATACTGTTCCTGTGCTTCGTTGATGAGGCCAGCCCCGGCACAGCAGCCTGGCGGGCGGTCTACCATGCCCTGTCGGCTTTCAATAATTGTGGATACTCGCTCTTTTCCGACAGCCTGACGGCCTATCGTGACCACCCGGGTATTAACCTGACGATCATATCGCTCATCATCGTGGGTGGAGCCGGGTTTGTCGTCATCCATGAGATGCTGGATCGCAACAAAGACCGGGAGAAAAGGCTTTCGGTACATACCAGGATAGTCGTCATCACTACCTGCGTCCTCATAGCGGTGGGAGCAATACTCTTGTACGTTCTGGAGAAAGACCATCTGCTGAAAGGCCTCGGGGTAGAGTCACGTGTACTCGTTGCCCTCTTCCAATCGGTTACCGCGAGAACCTGCGGCTTCAATACTGTCGACATAGGCGCCCTGACCAATGAATCGATTCTGATCCTTATGATCCTCATGTTCATAGGGGCTTCCCCGGGATCGACAGGGGGAGGAATTAAGACTACAAGCCTCGCGATACTTTTTCTCCTTATCTGGAACCGCCTCAAAGGAAGCATTCACGTCAATGTCTTCAACCGGACCATTCCCCAGGAAACAGTCACAAAAACCATCTCCATAATCTTCGCCTCGGCTCTGTCCGTCGTGCTCGTCACGTCTTTTCTCCTTCTCTTCCAGTCCTCTTCCTTGCCGCCGGACAAAACCCGTCATTTTTTCCTGGAATATCTATTCGAAGCTGTTTCCGCCTTCGCGACCGCTGGTCTGTCGATGGGCGTAACATCGCAGTTAAGCAGCATACAGAAATTCGGTATTACAATTCTCATGTTCGCAGGGCGGGTCGGCCCCCTCACGCTGGCCCTCGCGCTGACGCTGGCCTCACGAAAGAAAAGCATTGCCTACGCCGAGGAAACGGTGATGGTCGGTTAAGGAGGAGAAATGAAAAGGGTCGTCGTCATCGGTATCGGGATCTTCGGTTTCAACCTGGTAAAGGAACTCTACAAGAGCGGTATAGAGGTCATTGCCATCGACAAGAATAAAGATGTGGTACAGGAGATAGCTGAGTTTGCTACGAAGGCAATAGTGAGCGACGGCCTGGAGAAATATATCCTGGAATCCTTAGGCCTGAGGGAGAACGACGTGGTCGTCGTGTCCTTCGGCGAAGATCTTGCGGCAAGCACACTGATAACTCTCCACCTGAAACAGCTGAAGATAAGGAACATTATAGTCAAGGCACCGAACGTCGAATACAAACAGGTCCTGGAAAGCGTTGGCGCGACGGAGGTTATCATCCCGGAAAAAGAGATGGCAAACAAGGTTGCAAAAAGCCTGATAACCCCGAACATTCTCGACTACATCCCCCTCGCGGAGGATTATATCATTGGTGAGATCGCCCCGCCTGTAGCCTTCCACGGAAAAACACTCGCCGAGGTGCACCTCAGGAGCAAGCATAATATCAATGCCATTGCCATAAGAGACACGCTTACAGACACAATAAGGATGGTGCCTCCCAATTACGTGATAAAAGACAGCGAGATACTGGTCGTCATCGGAAAGTCGAAGGACATAGACGGGCTCCAATAAAAGGGGGTGTTCCGTCATTCTCCCCCACACCGGGCGACCGGAATGATCTGCCGGGCGCGGGACTCTTCAACGATCCTTTCATCCCCCTCTCTCGCGGGGGGAAAAGACCCTCTCCTTAAATTCGTTTCACAATGATTATCACACCGTATTTCCCCCATAGATTCCAAGGGTTAGAAAAAAGTATCCAGCAGGGCAATTTCCTGTTGCCTTATGTGACGAAAAGCGATAGGCTATGAAGCAATGGCCCCATTATGATGGTGATAACCGTCTCAAGATCCTACGGATCTGCTGGCAGTTTGTTTGCCCGTCGCATTGCTGACACCCTCGGGTTTGTCTATGCCGATGAGGCATTCATCAATAAGATCGGCCGTGATCCCGAGGTGTCCGAGGCTTTGCTCATGAGCCTCGAGGACGAACCAAGCCCTTCCCTGCTTCAGCGTTCCAAAGACCTTCTGTCACGAAAAAGCTTTTATAAACTGGCTCTTTCCGCATGCATTTACGACTTTGCCCTGAAGCACGACATCGTCTTCGTCGGCGGCGGGGCTCATATCATCCTCGAACACTATCCCGGGCTTCTGAGCATACAGGTCGTGAGGAACATGTCCGACCGTATCCGGGATATAGCCGCCGATAAATACATATCCTACGAGGAGGCGCTCGACCTCATCGAGCAAAAAGACAGGGCAAAAAATAAATTCATCAGCTACTACTTCGACTCGGACCTCTTCGACCCTCTGAAATTCCATATCACATTCAACGCCAGCCTCATATCGCTCAACGACGCCCTGACCTTCTCCGCCGGCTTCGCGAAGAAACACTTTTCCGAAGTCAACCGTGAAGAGGCTCAGACATTTCTTAGAAAAAAGCTCCTCGAGAAGAAAGCAGAGATACTTCTTGCCGGCAGGGACATCGCCGGCGATTTCGGCAAGGTTGCCTTCGAGGCGACAGGCCTCGATACGCTCCTCGTGAAGGGGGTCATAGGGAGTGAGGAGAAAAAGAAACGGCTTCTTAAGGCCCTCTGGAACCTTAAGGACCTGAAGAAGGTTGAAGACCAATTGAGAGTCGGAGTGCTTTCACGTCTCATATACTAATGCTATGAGAAAACAACGGATCCTTTTAATTTTAGCCACGACGGGGTATCTCGCCGTTTTGCTTTCCATTGTCTACTATTTCCAGCAATACACTGGTTCCCGGTTCCCTTTGTGGACTTGCATGTTTTTCGTTATTCTCCTCCTGTCCATCGCAATTTTTCCCCTGATTCTGCCGGAGTGGTGGTCCAAGAACTATGCCGTGTTAACCCTTCTTCTCGCTATACCCGCCGCCTTCGCGGTTTTGACGTATGAATGGATTCTCCTCACCCACGCCCTGCAGGAGTATATTTCTTTCATCATTCTCCTGGGCTCCCTCTTCACAATCTCGGGGGGGATCGTCATCCGACTCGGTGCCAGAGGTACGCCGATGCTGAACACGCTCCTCCTGTTCATCGGCGCCTTCTTTGCGAACTTCATCGGCACAACGGGGGCCAGCATGGTGCTCATACGGCCCATGCTCAGAGCAAACCGGGCAAGAAAACACCTATCGCACGTCTTTATATTCTTTATATTCCTTGTTTCAAACATCGGCGGTCTTCTCACTCCGCTCGGTGATCCACCGTTGTTCCTCGGTTTTCTGCGGGGCGTTCCCTTTGTCTGGACGATGAAGCTCTTCCCCATCTGGATCTTCGCGGTATTCATCCTTCTGGGAATCTTCTTCCTCCTCGATTCTTATATGGTCAGAAAAGAGATTAAAAGCTCCAGTTCCTTCCTGGAGGCAGTCGATGAGATGCCCCATAAGAAGGTGGAGATCAAGGGCAAGATAAATTTTGTCTTTCTTCTCATGGTCATAGGCTCACTCTTCCTCCCCCAGATCGTAAGAGAGATCGTCATGCTCGCAGCCGTGGCCCTCTCCATATATTTCACGTCTGTCGCCCTTCGTGAAGAAAATGCCTTCACGTATCACCCCATCATCGAGGTGGCTATCCTTTTTGCCGGAATATTCGTGACCATGGTGCCTGTTATGAAGATCCTCAGCATGAGCGGAAGCGAACTCGGCATCACAAAACCATGGCAGTTCTTCTGGATCACGGGCATTCTCTCCAGTTTCCTCGACAACGCCCCGACATACCTGATCTTCTTCTCTTCCGCCCAGAACGTCGCCGACACGTTGGGCATTGTGAAAAATCTCATTGTCGGTGTGCCCGAGATGTATCTCAGGGCCATCTCGGTAGGCGCTGTATTGATGGGGGCCAACACCTACATAGGGAACGGACCGAACTTCATGGTCAAGGCGATATGCGAAGAAAACAACGTCAGTATGCCATCTTTCTTCGGATATATATTGTGGTCTGTTACTTTCCTCATCCCCGTATTCCTCTTGATCATGCTTGTCTTCTTCCTCTGATACTTTTAAACAATCATGTCACCGCAGGTCTTCGGTACCGGGGGGCGTCATTCATTTATCGTTTTTGAAGGCTCTTAGTGATCCGGTGGCTGGATTACGGGAACATATGGCGTTGTTTATCACATTCAAAAGAGGGGTTGGCCGCAAAACACGGGATGTTACACACCGCGCCCATTTCGATGACGCCGCGTATCAACTCTTTCACGCCTTCAGATCGTCTCGGGCTCTCGATCTTGCCCTCTCGATCATAACAATCCCGATATAAGCCAGAATGAACGTGGGAATCAGAAGAAATCTCAAAGGTATCTTGTCGAGCTTCATCTTCTCCAGGGAAAAGGGGGATTTTGACGTCTGCCCGGCGGTAGCTCCGTCGACTGATCGTGCACCCTCGGCCGCTGTTTCTTCTGTCAGCCTTATGCCGACGTTATAGAGATTGTACAAGAACCCTTTGTCCTTATCAAAACCGGAAACGAAGGGGAGAGCAAACAAGGGGATACATATCCCGATAATGATCAATGCAATACCTCTTTTTTTCCCGGTGTCCATAAGTTTCTTAATATATCACAGTTGACCCCCGGGGGAGCTATTTTTTTCCCTTGTTGTGACAATTGACATGTGGCGGGGCCGCGGGATATGATACAAAAGAATTCAGTCATGTCTCGTAAGGAAAAACAATGAAAAGAAAGAAAACCAGGCAGATCAAGGTCGGAGGGGTCCCCATAGGCGGCGGAAGTCCTATTGTCGTCCAGTCCATGCTCAAAACAAACCCGGAGAATTTCAGTGAAACCCTCGAACAGACGTGGGAATTGAAAAAGGCCGGATGCGAACTGGTCAGGATCGCCCTGCCCCAGGAAGAGACCTGCAAGATCATCCCCTTTCTCAAAAAGGAAGTGGAGGTGCCCATCATAGGCGACATCCATTTCAACCACAAGATAGCCTTGAAGGCAATGGAACTTGGCATAGACGGGATCAGGATAAATCCCGGCACGATCAACAACCTGCGCAAGATGCGGGAGATCGCCGCCATGGCCCTTGATACGAAGACGCCTGTCAGGCTCGGGATGAACATCGGTTCCATCGAGAAAAGGGTTCTCAAGAACCATGCGAGACCCGGTGCGGATGCCATGGTGGAAAGCGCCCTTTATCACATCAATCTCTTTGAAGATATCGGCTGGACCCAACTCAAGGTTTCCCTCAAGGCATCCGACATCAGGGAGACCATCGACGCCTACAGGAAGTTCGCGAAAAGGTCCGATTACCCTCTTCACGTGGGGATAACCGAGGCGGGTCCCGTTTTTTCCGGCGCCATCAAATCGGCCATAGGCATCGGCATACTCCTCCATGAGGGTATAGGAGACACCATAAGGGTTTCCCTGACAGGAAATCCCTTATACGAGGTCATCGCCGCCTACCACATCCTGCGCGATCTTGGGCTAAGGAAACGGGGCATCAACATAATCTCCTGCCCCACATGCGGCAGAACCAAGGTCGACCTCGCCGCGATAGTCGAGGAATTCGAAAAGGAAGTCAACCAGTTCGACTCCTATCTGGACGTGGCCATCATGGGCTGCGAGGTCAACGGCCCCGGTGAGGCACGGGAGGCGGACATAGGTCTCGCCTTCGGCGCAAACAGCGCCATGCTGTTTAAAAAAGGCACGGTCGTCAAATCCGGCATCCCAAGAGAAATGGCGAAAAACATACTCCAGGAAGAGATCTTTAATATGGTAAACGGATAGAAGACGGTTTTATATCTGAGAGTCTTTTCAAGTGCGCCGGTCAGTAAATGTCTTTTCCTGAAACCTGAAACCGTCTTTATTTCGTCTGTTTCCATACATGGAGAATTCTCTGCGCCACCGTCACATGGGTGAGGACTGCCAGAGCTATGATGATGCAGCCCAGGAGGAAGGGGATGAAGAGGCCGACGATGAGAAGGACAAGCCGCTCAGGTCTCTCGAGGAGGCCTGTTTTCCCGGAGAGTGATGCGGCCTCCGCCCGGGCACGGGCATAGGGTATAAGCGCCGTGCCTATTGCCGCGACGAGGGTCGCCATGGCGTATTCCATACTTCCGTGACGGACGTAGACGAAAAGGATGGCACCCATTACGGACATGTCGGTGTACCTGTCGAGGACGGAGTCAAAAAAACCGCCGAAACGCGTCACCCTGCCGGAGCCGCGGGCGATAGCGCCATCGAGGATGTCAAAAAAACCGGCCGTGAGAAGACACGCCGCAGCGGTCGCCGGATACTCCATGAAGATCAGCGCGGCCGCCAGGAAGCCGAATAAGGCACCCGCGCAGCTTATGACGTTGGGTGATATTACTTTTTGTCCGAAAATGGATCTGTACAAGAAAAGGATCGCTGGATCAAGCCGGTGACCAATCTTCGAGCTTATCACTTGGGGCCCCCTACCGGAACCTCTCGCCCCTGATAAACTCTTCCACCATCGTCCGCGCCGTCTCGTCCGGGTACTGCCGGATGGGATGTTTCATGGTGTAGGCCGAGATGGACTCCAGAGTTCCGCCTATGCCCCTGTCGCGGGCGACCTTGCAACACCTCAGCGCATCTATGATGCAACCGCCGCTGTTCGGGGAATCCTCCACGGAAAGCCTCAATTCACAGTCGATGGGTACGTCGCCGAATATCCTTCCCTCGAGCCTCATGAAGCAGATCTTGTTGTCCTTCTGCCAGGGCACGTAATCGGAGGGGCCTATGTGGATGTTGTCAGCCGGAATGGGGACATCAAGGGTGGATTGCACGGCCTCCGTCTTCGATATCTTCTTGGATTTCAGCCGCTCCCTGTTGAGCATGTTGAGAAAATCGGTGTTACCGCCGGTGTTGAGCTGATACGTGTTGTCGAGTTTGACCCCGCGGTCATTGAAAAGCTTGGCGAGGGTCCTGTGTATGATCGTCGCCCCTATCTGGGATTTGACGTCATCGCCTACCACGGGTATCCCCTTTTCTTCGAAACGCCTGGCCCAGGTATCATCTGAAGCGATAAAAACGGGGATGCAGTTTATCAGGCTGACCCCCGATTCCAGACAGCATTCGGCGTAAAATCGTGCCGCCTTCTCGGAACCTACGGGCAGGTAGTTGAGCAGAATGTCGACCTTATACTCTTTGAGAATCGCCGCCACATTGACAGGCTGCTCATCGGCAACGACGAAGGAGCGCTCCGGTGGATACTGTTTCATATGGGGCGCCACACCGTCAAGGACATGGCCCATGAGGACGGTGACACCTGTGAGCGGAATCTCGGCTTCTATGGTCTTTGTGCAGTTCGGGGCCGCGAAAATGGCTTTCTCGAGAGGCATCCCGACCTTGCGCTCATCAATGTCGAAAGCAGCCACGACCTTGATGTCCCACGGCTTGTAGCCGCAGATATCGGTGTGCATGAGGCCGACAACGTCTTCGCTTTTTCGGGCGTAGTAGAAGATACCCTGTACCAACGAGCTTGCACAGTTTCCCACACCGGCAATGGCAACACGAATCTCTGGCATTGCATCTCCTTCTATTGCATTTCTTTTAGAATATTTGCCCTAAAATGTCAAAATGGACATCACTTCTTGTAGCGCTCCATGCCATCCTGGTAAAGGTCTCCGTCATGTGTATCGTTGATGACAAAAAGCGGCATGTCCTTTACCTCGAGCCTTATGACCGCTTCAGGTCCGAGATCTTCATAAGCGATCACGTCCGCCGCGACGACGGTGCGCGCGAGCAGTGCACCGGCCCCCCCTGTCGCTCCCAAATAGACCGCCTTGTGCTCCTTGAGGGCCCCTCTGACACCTTCAGAGCGCTTGCCCTTCCCTATCATACCCTTCAAGCCCAGGGAGATCAATCTTGGCGCATACACATCCATGCGGGAACTCGTGGTGGGTCCGCAGGAGCCGATAACCTTGCCCGGCGGCGCCGGCGCCGGACCACAATAATAGATTACCTGGCCCCTGATATCGAAAGGCAGCTCTCCACCCGCCTCGAGGGTCTCGGCGAATCTCTTGTGTGCCGCGTCCCGGGCGGTATAGACAAAACCGCTGAGAAGCACCTTTTCACCTGCTTTCAAAGAACCTGTAACATCATCCGCAAGAGGTGTCGTTATTCTTTTGATGCCCGATGTCATAACAGAGCCTCCCTGATGCGGTGGGCGTGGCACTGAATATTGACCGCCACCGGCAGCGAGGCGAGATGGCAGGGAGCCATCTTTATGTGGACATCGAGCGCCGTAACTGTACCCCCATACCCTTGAGGGCCTATACCGGTTTCGTTGATCTCATTCAGCATTTCTCTCTCCATCGCGGCCAGTTCCTCGTCATCATGTCGTGCACCGACGGGAACCATGAGGGCCTCCTTGGACAATAACGCCGATGTCTCGAAATTGCCGCCAATGCCCACTCCCACGGTAATGGGAGGACACGGATTCGGACCTCCCTTGCGCACCATCTCAAGGACGAAGGCCTTGACCCCCTCCTTGCCCTCCGCGGGCATGAGCATCCGCACTTCCCCGTAGTTCTCGCTCCCGCCGCCTTTCGGCAGAACGGTGATCCTCATCCTGTCTCCGGGCACGATCTTCGTGTGAATGATGGGAGGTGTATTGTCTCCGGTGTTCTTCCTGCTGAAGGGATGGCAACAGGATTTTCTGAGGTAGCCGTTGCGGTATGCGCGGCGTACGCCCTCGGAAACGGCTTCCGTAAGATCGCCCCCCAGGATGTGCGCGTCCTGACCCATCTCGAGAAAGGTCACCGCGAGACCCGTATCCTGACATATTGGCATATGCTCTTCCCGGGCCGTGTCGGCGTTCTTGAGAAGCTCCCTGAGCACCTCCTTGCCCACCGGCGAGTTCTCCTTCTCTATGGCGTCACGGATGGCACCGTACATGTTATCGGAAAGCTCGATATTGGCGTCGATGAACAAACGTTCGACAACGGAAACGATCTCGTCCACATGGATCTCTCGCATAGGGGCTCCTTAACCGACGTAGGGCGCTATGATGCCCTTCTCCATGAGAAGACCCACTTCGTCCTGAGCCCTGCGGATCTTGGTGACCGCCATGTTGTAGAGTTCCTTCTCGTCGATCGTCAGGCGCGCGACGCCTTGTTTCATGGCCATTTTTGCGACCGCCACGGCCTCCCTGGGAAAGACCTCCCATTCATTCATCGTCGGGAGAAGGTGGTCTTCGGCGAGCCCCCTATCCTCGGCACACCGGGCAAGTTCATAGGCCGCCGCGATGCACATCTCGTCTGTGATGGTCCGGGCCATGACATCGAGGGTGCCCCGGAATATGGCCGGGAACCCCACGGAATTATTCACCTGGTTGGGAAAATCACTCCTGCCCGTAGCGACGATGCGGGCCCCGGCCTCTTTGGCATCCCAGGGCCACATCTCAGGTATGGGGTTGGCGCAAACGAAAACGATCGCGTTATCGGCCATCGACGCCACCCAATCTTTCTGAATCACATCCGGTCCCGACTTCGAAAGAGCTATAAGAACGTCCTGCCCCTTCAATGCCGCCGCAGTGTCGCCTTCACGGTTCTCCCCGTTGGTCATCCCGGCGAGCTCCAGTTTTTCCTTGTAATTTGGCTTGATGTCATCGCGTTTCCGGTTGAGTATTCCCTTACTGTCCACGACGATCACCTTCTTTGGATCGGCCCCGGCCTTGATAAGCATCCGAACTATGCAGACATTGGCGGATCCTATGCCTATCATGGTGATCCTGGCATCCTCGATCCTCTTTCCCACAATCTTGAGGGCGTTCACAAGACCGGCAAGGGTAACGGCCGCCGTACCTTGCTGGTCATCATGCCAGACCGGGATGGGCGATTCGGCCCTCAGTTTTTCCAGGATGTAGAAACACTTGGGGTTCTCGATGTCCTCGAGGTTGATGCCCCCGAAAACGGGGGCGATGAGTTTTACGGTCCGCACTATCTCGTCAGGATCCTTCGTGTCGAGACAAATAGGAAATGCATCGACACCCCCCAGGTACTTAAAGAGAAGCGCCTTGCCTTCCATAACGGGTAGTCCGGCCATGGGCCCGATATCGCCGAGACCCAGTACCCGTGTTCCGTCGGTGACTATACCAACGGTGTTCCCCTTATTGGT
This genomic interval from Syntrophorhabdaceae bacterium contains the following:
- a CDS encoding helix-turn-helix domain-containing protein; amino-acid sequence: MEKICIVKRRKTAAQTAQDPVVEIHTAPPATNPVCDQEVTEIEQIPEVSAPAPMIGSPESFNIQDGDHLIFKEVAGEEEQIFSIELSPQQSEVVQSMNCIKDLLSGKHHGVKMSMEQTADGSTAFNFHFKPVYTTRMLNLNDVSTMLQISKSMLYRLVKEREIKSYKIGKLRRFLLEDVVDYLSGSLQM
- a CDS encoding TrkH family potassium uptake protein codes for the protein MSTNPFLPVRLYLARRLTPARIFILGFIFIILVGTVLLSLPSSSQQGRLSFVDALFTSTSAVCVTGLAVIDIGRDLSLSGQIITLFLMQAGGLGITTFSVLFLGMMGLGISAKSRDIVQSTLIHSPGIDFLHILKSVILYTVIIEAAGTAILFLCFVDEASPGTAAWRAVYHALSAFNNCGYSLFSDSLTAYRDHPGINLTIISLIIVGGAGFVVIHEMLDRNKDREKRLSVHTRIVVITTCVLIAVGAILLYVLEKDHLLKGLGVESRVLVALFQSVTARTCGFNTVDIGALTNESILILMILMFIGASPGSTGGGIKTTSLAILFLLIWNRLKGSIHVNVFNRTIPQETVTKTISIIFASALSVVLVTSFLLLFQSSSLPPDKTRHFFLEYLFEAVSAFATAGLSMGVTSQLSSIQKFGITILMFAGRVGPLTLALALTLASRKKSIAYAEETVMVG
- a CDS encoding TrkA family potassium uptake protein, which translates into the protein MKRVVVIGIGIFGFNLVKELYKSGIEVIAIDKNKDVVQEIAEFATKAIVSDGLEKYILESLGLRENDVVVVSFGEDLAASTLITLHLKQLKIRNIIVKAPNVEYKQVLESVGATEVIIPEKEMANKVAKSLITPNILDYIPLAEDYIIGEIAPPVAFHGKTLAEVHLRSKHNINAIAIRDTLTDTIRMVPPNYVIKDSEILVVIGKSKDIDGLQ
- a CDS encoding cytidylate kinase-like family protein, translating into MMVITVSRSYGSAGSLFARRIADTLGFVYADEAFINKIGRDPEVSEALLMSLEDEPSPSLLQRSKDLLSRKSFYKLALSACIYDFALKHDIVFVGGGAHIILEHYPGLLSIQVVRNMSDRIRDIAADKYISYEEALDLIEQKDRAKNKFISYYFDSDLFDPLKFHITFNASLISLNDALTFSAGFAKKHFSEVNREEAQTFLRKKLLEKKAEILLAGRDIAGDFGKVAFEATGLDTLLVKGVIGSEEKKKRLLKALWNLKDLKKVEDQLRVGVLSRLIY
- a CDS encoding sodium:proton antiporter, with amino-acid sequence MRKQRILLILATTGYLAVLLSIVYYFQQYTGSRFPLWTCMFFVILLLSIAIFPLILPEWWSKNYAVLTLLLAIPAAFAVLTYEWILLTHALQEYISFIILLGSLFTISGGIVIRLGARGTPMLNTLLLFIGAFFANFIGTTGASMVLIRPMLRANRARKHLSHVFIFFIFLVSNIGGLLTPLGDPPLFLGFLRGVPFVWTMKLFPIWIFAVFILLGIFFLLDSYMVRKEIKSSSSFLEAVDEMPHKKVEIKGKINFVFLLMVIGSLFLPQIVREIVMLAAVALSIYFTSVALREENAFTYHPIIEVAILFAGIFVTMVPVMKILSMSGSELGITKPWQFFWITGILSSFLDNAPTYLIFFSSAQNVADTLGIVKNLIVGVPEMYLRAISVGAVLMGANTYIGNGPNFMVKAICEENNVSMPSFFGYILWSVTFLIPVFLLIMLVFFL
- the ispG gene encoding flavodoxin-dependent (E)-4-hydroxy-3-methylbut-2-enyl-diphosphate synthase, which produces MKRKKTRQIKVGGVPIGGGSPIVVQSMLKTNPENFSETLEQTWELKKAGCELVRIALPQEETCKIIPFLKKEVEVPIIGDIHFNHKIALKAMELGIDGIRINPGTINNLRKMREIAAMALDTKTPVRLGMNIGSIEKRVLKNHARPGADAMVESALYHINLFEDIGWTQLKVSLKASDIRETIDAYRKFAKRSDYPLHVGITEAGPVFSGAIKSAIGIGILLHEGIGDTIRVSLTGNPLYEVIAAYHILRDLGLRKRGINIISCPTCGRTKVDLAAIVEEFEKEVNQFDSYLDVAIMGCEVNGPGEAREADIGLAFGANSAMLFKKGTVVKSGIPREMAKNILQEEIFNMVNG
- a CDS encoding CDP-alcohol phosphatidyltransferase family protein — translated: MISSKIGHRLDPAILFLYRSIFGQKVISPNVISCAGALFGFLAAALIFMEYPATAAACLLTAGFFDILDGAIARGSGRVTRFGGFFDSVLDRYTDMSVMGAILFVYVRHGSMEYAMATLVAAIGTALIPYARARAEAASLSGKTGLLERPERLVLLIVGLFIPFLLGCIIIALAVLTHVTVAQRILHVWKQTK
- a CDS encoding inositol-3-phosphate synthase, encoding MPEIRVAIAGVGNCASSLVQGIFYYARKSEDVVGLMHTDICGYKPWDIKVVAAFDIDERKVGMPLEKAIFAAPNCTKTIEAEIPLTGVTVLMGHVLDGVAPHMKQYPPERSFVVADEQPVNVAAILKEYKVDILLNYLPVGSEKAARFYAECCLESGVSLINCIPVFIASDDTWARRFEEKGIPVVGDDVKSQIGATIIHRTLAKLFNDRGVKLDNTYQLNTGGNTDFLNMLNRERLKSKKISKTEAVQSTLDVPIPADNIHIGPSDYVPWQKDNKICFMRLEGRIFGDVPIDCELRLSVEDSPNSGGCIIDALRCCKVARDRGIGGTLESISAYTMKHPIRQYPDETARTMVEEFIRGERFR
- a CDS encoding Fe-S-containing hydro-lyase, which translates into the protein MTSGIKRITTPLADDVTGSLKAGEKVLLSGFVYTARDAAHKRFAETLEAGGELPFDIRGQVIYYCGPAPAPPGKVIGSCGPTTSSRMDVYAPRLISLGLKGMIGKGKRSEGVRGALKEHKAVYLGATGGAGALLARTVVAADVIAYEDLGPEAVIRLEVKDMPLFVINDTHDGDLYQDGMERYKK
- a CDS encoding fumarate hydratase, which translates into the protein MREIHVDEIVSVVERLFIDANIELSDNMYGAIRDAIEKENSPVGKEVLRELLKNADTAREEHMPICQDTGLAVTFLEMGQDAHILGGDLTEAVSEGVRRAYRNGYLRKSCCHPFSRKNTGDNTPPIIHTKIVPGDRMRITVLPKGGGSENYGEVRMLMPAEGKEGVKAFVLEMVRKGGPNPCPPITVGVGIGGNFETSALLSKEALMVPVGARHDDEELAAMEREMLNEINETGIGPQGYGGTVTALDVHIKMAPCHLASLPVAVNIQCHAHRIREALL